One part of the Anaeromyxobacter sp. Fw109-5 genome encodes these proteins:
- a CDS encoding c-type cytochrome, which produces MTEGQSKVVFWVGTLTSAALFLALTVDTHREFDRLTNADALDEQVVAGKRAFEARNCNDCHTILGFGGYYAPDLTRAHARIGEEGIRRRLAHPEQVFRASYRKMPQQRLSAAELDGMVRFLRWVDGIENNDWPPQDSERAWKRSTERLLAGGLLSPGAALLKQESCLQCHALGAEGERIGPRLEWIGGRRDAAYVAEFLEDPQRQQPGTTMPAYGHLSKGQRQMIGELVVSLAARGRVP; this is translated from the coding sequence ATGACCGAAGGCCAGTCGAAGGTCGTCTTCTGGGTCGGTACGCTCACGTCGGCCGCCCTGTTCCTCGCCCTCACCGTCGACACTCACAGGGAGTTCGATCGCCTCACGAACGCCGACGCGCTCGACGAGCAGGTCGTGGCAGGCAAGCGTGCCTTCGAGGCGCGCAACTGCAACGACTGCCACACCATCCTCGGCTTCGGGGGCTACTACGCGCCGGACCTGACGCGCGCCCACGCCCGCATCGGCGAGGAGGGCATCCGCCGGCGGCTCGCCCATCCCGAGCAGGTGTTCCGCGCGTCCTATCGCAAGATGCCGCAGCAGCGGCTCTCGGCGGCCGAGCTCGACGGGATGGTCCGCTTCCTCCGCTGGGTCGATGGCATCGAGAACAACGACTGGCCGCCGCAGGACTCGGAGCGCGCCTGGAAGCGCTCCACCGAGCGGCTCCTCGCCGGCGGGCTCCTCTCGCCCGGAGCCGCGCTGCTGAAGCAGGAGAGCTGCCTCCAGTGCCACGCGCTCGGCGCGGAGGGGGAGCGCATCGGGCCGCGCCTCGAGTGGATCGGCGGCCGGCGAGACGCGGCGTACGTCGCGGAGTTCCTCGAGGACCCGCAGCGCCAGCAGCCGGGCACGACCATGCCGGCCTATGGCCACCTCTCGAAGGGCCAGCGGCAGATGATCGGGGAGCTGGTGGTGAGCCTCGCAGCGCGGGGGAGGGTGCCGTGA
- a CDS encoding aromatic amino acid hydroxylase, with the protein MTPTERAIAGLPPHLRRFVVTQDYEAYTPRDHAVWRHILRRLTAHLRSRAHPRYLAGLEATGIDVERIPRLDEMNERLARAGWAAVAVRGFIPPAVFTELQSRRVLAIAADIRTHEHIEYTPAPDIVHESAGHAPFIADPTYAEYLRRAGEVGFRAIASAEDQAVFEAIRNLSVVKEDPTAGEEEVALAEQRLAAAAASVRYASESTRASRLYWWTAEYGLVGALDAPRLYGAGLLSSIGEAVHCLTPAVEKLPLTAACADLAYDITRMQPQLFVARDFDQLFEVLDGFAATLSWKRGGDHGLEEARRARSVNHLVLSAGRELSGRVVACVDGTGEAAPGLRRALARLDGPVLVSRGGVAEGKPWQGDVVVAFGRAALPERGAFDVALSSGLALQGFAVGGGEVVNLRGAVAGRPLELPSWALLFVSEDLRSVAGGPADPGAWDRWFGELSSFAEGEGEARARARKAEALPPRLAALYAEVRRLREAGTAARERLIAIRDAAAEFPEDWLLRAEVDELLGAPAEADAR; encoded by the coding sequence ATGACCCCCACCGAGCGCGCCATCGCCGGTCTCCCGCCGCACCTGCGCCGGTTCGTCGTGACCCAGGATTACGAGGCGTACACGCCGCGCGACCACGCCGTGTGGCGCCACATCCTGCGCCGGCTCACCGCCCACCTCCGGTCCCGGGCGCACCCGCGCTACCTCGCCGGGCTCGAGGCCACCGGCATCGACGTCGAGCGCATCCCCCGCCTCGACGAGATGAACGAGCGGCTCGCGCGCGCCGGCTGGGCGGCGGTCGCCGTGCGCGGGTTCATCCCGCCCGCGGTCTTCACCGAGCTGCAGAGCCGGCGCGTCCTCGCCATCGCCGCCGACATCCGGACGCACGAGCACATCGAGTACACGCCGGCGCCCGACATCGTCCACGAGAGCGCCGGCCACGCCCCCTTCATCGCGGACCCGACCTACGCCGAGTACCTGCGGCGCGCCGGCGAGGTGGGGTTCCGCGCGATCGCCTCGGCCGAGGACCAGGCCGTGTTCGAGGCGATCCGCAACCTGTCCGTCGTGAAGGAGGATCCGACCGCCGGAGAGGAGGAGGTCGCCCTCGCCGAGCAGCGCCTCGCCGCGGCCGCGGCGAGCGTCCGGTACGCCTCGGAGTCCACGCGGGCGAGCCGGCTCTACTGGTGGACCGCCGAGTACGGGCTGGTGGGCGCGCTCGACGCGCCGCGGCTCTACGGCGCCGGGCTGCTCTCCTCCATCGGCGAGGCCGTCCACTGCCTCACGCCCGCGGTGGAGAAGCTCCCGCTCACCGCCGCGTGTGCGGACCTCGCCTACGACATCACGCGGATGCAGCCGCAGCTCTTCGTGGCGCGCGACTTCGATCAGCTCTTCGAGGTCCTCGACGGGTTCGCGGCGACGCTGTCCTGGAAGCGCGGCGGCGATCACGGCCTCGAGGAGGCGCGCCGGGCCCGCTCCGTGAACCACCTCGTCCTCTCCGCGGGGCGCGAGCTCTCGGGGCGGGTGGTGGCGTGCGTCGACGGCACGGGCGAGGCCGCGCCGGGGCTCCGCCGCGCGCTCGCGCGGCTCGACGGGCCGGTGCTCGTGTCGCGCGGCGGCGTGGCGGAGGGGAAGCCCTGGCAGGGCGACGTGGTCGTCGCGTTCGGGCGGGCGGCGCTCCCGGAGCGCGGCGCGTTCGACGTGGCGCTCTCGTCGGGCCTCGCGCTGCAGGGGTTCGCGGTGGGGGGAGGCGAGGTGGTGAACCTGCGCGGCGCGGTCGCCGGTCGCCCGCTCGAGCTCCCCTCCTGGGCCCTCCTCTTCGTCTCCGAGGACCTCCGCTCCGTGGCGGGGGGGCCCGCCGATCCGGGGGCGTGGGATCGCTGGTTCGGGGAGCTGTCGTCCTTCGCCGAGGGAGAGGGCGAGGCGCGGGCCCGGGCGCGCAAGGCCGAGGCGCTCCCGCCGCGGCTGGCGGCGCTCTACGCCGAGGTGCGGCGGCTGCGTGAGGCAGGGACCGCGGCGCGCGAGCGGCTCATCGCCATCCGCGACGCCGCGGCGGAGTTCCCGGAGGACTGGCTCCTGCGCGCGGAGGTGGACGAGCTCCTCGGCGCGCCGGCGGAGGCGGACGCGCGGTGA
- a CDS encoding cytochrome-c peroxidase gives MGLPWFALVAFFLLAPALARADGLAPLEELGRRLLFDAGLSTPPGQSCATCHDPAVGWTGPDSEQNYDTAVYPGAVAERFGNRKPPSAAYLGFTPILHRCGGGDGTCGGGMGGGGMGGGGMGGGGMMSPGDVVGGLFWDGRATGWTLGDPLAEQAMGPFLNPLEQNAPNARYVCLRVRAADYAGLFEEVWGAGSLDCVKDVDGTYERIARSIAAYERSAEVNPFSSRFDRFWDASRGRMPAVWAINGMNWTRFRGRGLTDLELQGLAVFNTKGNCSVCHPLRPMAGSEYPLFTDFRYHNLGMPKNPRNPFYELPRVWNPDGAGWIDLGLGGFLETVDDPELRALAAESYGKHKTPTLRNLEKRPSPEFVKAYGHNGWFKSVAAVVHFYNLRDALPGCDAAGVPAVDCWPAPEVAENVDRVNLGNLGLTPPEGMALLAFLKTLDDEEPLASE, from the coding sequence ATGGGACTGCCGTGGTTCGCCCTCGTCGCGTTCTTCCTGTTGGCTCCCGCGCTCGCGCGGGCGGACGGGCTCGCTCCGCTCGAGGAGCTCGGCCGGCGGTTGCTCTTCGACGCGGGGCTCTCGACTCCGCCAGGCCAGTCCTGCGCGACCTGCCACGATCCCGCGGTGGGGTGGACGGGGCCCGACTCCGAGCAGAACTACGATACGGCGGTCTACCCGGGCGCCGTAGCCGAGCGCTTCGGGAATCGGAAGCCGCCCTCTGCGGCCTACCTCGGCTTCACGCCGATCCTCCACCGCTGCGGTGGCGGGGACGGGACGTGCGGCGGCGGAATGGGCGGCGGCGGGATGGGCGGTGGCGGTATGGGCGGTGGCGGCATGATGTCGCCGGGCGACGTCGTCGGCGGCCTGTTCTGGGATGGCCGCGCCACCGGCTGGACCCTGGGCGATCCCCTCGCGGAGCAGGCGATGGGGCCGTTCCTGAACCCCCTCGAGCAGAACGCCCCCAACGCGAGGTACGTGTGCCTCCGCGTCCGCGCCGCCGATTACGCGGGCCTCTTCGAGGAGGTCTGGGGAGCCGGCTCGCTCGACTGCGTGAAGGACGTGGACGGCACGTACGAGCGGATCGCCCGCTCCATCGCCGCCTACGAGCGGTCCGCCGAGGTGAACCCCTTCAGCTCGAGGTTCGACCGGTTCTGGGATGCCTCCAGGGGCCGCATGCCCGCCGTCTGGGCCATCAACGGGATGAACTGGACCCGCTTCCGCGGCCGGGGCCTCACCGACCTGGAGCTGCAAGGGCTCGCGGTCTTCAACACCAAGGGGAACTGCTCGGTGTGCCACCCGCTCCGCCCGATGGCCGGCAGCGAGTACCCGCTCTTCACGGACTTCCGCTACCACAACCTCGGGATGCCGAAGAACCCGCGGAACCCGTTCTACGAGCTCCCGCGCGTGTGGAACCCCGACGGCGCCGGCTGGATCGACCTGGGCCTGGGCGGGTTCCTGGAGACCGTCGACGATCCCGAGCTGCGCGCCCTCGCCGCCGAGAGCTACGGCAAGCACAAGACGCCGACCCTGCGCAACCTCGAGAAGCGCCCCTCCCCCGAGTTCGTCAAGGCGTACGGCCACAACGGCTGGTTCAAGAGCGTCGCCGCGGTCGTCCACTTCTACAACCTTCGCGACGCGCTCCCCGGGTGCGACGCGGCGGGCGTGCCCGCGGTGGATTGCTGGCCGGCTCCGGAGGTGGCGGAGAACGTCGACCGCGTCAACCTGGGCAATCTCGGGCTGACGCCACCCGAGGGGATGGCGCTCCTGGCCTTCCTGAAGACGCTGGACGACGAGGAGCCCCTCGCCTCGGAGTGA
- a CDS encoding cbb3-type cytochrome c oxidase subunit I, which yields MNYQSQRVAYPYFVVALLLFVAQVLLGLFLAFSYFFTLPQGFVDVFPFSTARAIHTNLLVLWLLLGFMGATYYMVPEETGRELASPKLAIAQLVVLTGTGVVAIVGFLFGWTQGRPLLEIPRPLDLLVVAGALMFLGNVGATMLLARRFTVTQGSLLAGLVFLAVLYLFGIPFYRNLATDWYYWWWVIHLWVEGAWELVTAALVAFMLIHLTGVERRVVEKWLYVELGLFLFTGIAGTGHHYYWLGTPRYWLWVGGVFSALEPLPILLMLWDTFRAEREGGRKLEPRLTWTLLIGMAVLHFVGAGLFGLAHTLPQINYYTHGSQVTVSHGHLAFYGAYVLVNLTFFYFAIPRLRALPGGRFRERRGQVGFWAASFGLVGMSLAFSVAGVLQSYLERMRGEPYIVSQEPIRFWMLLVFLHGLLVLAGAAIIAWDLLTLRSPPDEAARGAAPAA from the coding sequence GTGAACTACCAGAGCCAGCGGGTGGCGTACCCCTACTTCGTCGTCGCGCTCCTCCTCTTCGTCGCGCAGGTGCTCCTCGGCCTCTTCCTCGCCTTCAGCTACTTCTTCACGCTGCCGCAGGGGTTCGTCGACGTGTTCCCCTTCTCGACCGCCCGGGCCATCCACACGAACCTGCTCGTGCTCTGGCTGCTGCTCGGCTTCATGGGCGCGACCTACTACATGGTGCCGGAGGAGACCGGGAGAGAGCTCGCCTCGCCGAAGCTCGCGATCGCGCAGCTCGTCGTCCTGACCGGCACCGGCGTCGTCGCGATCGTCGGGTTCCTCTTCGGGTGGACCCAGGGGAGGCCGCTCCTCGAGATCCCGCGGCCGCTGGATCTGCTCGTCGTCGCCGGCGCGCTCATGTTCCTCGGCAACGTCGGAGCGACGATGCTCCTCGCGCGCCGGTTCACGGTGACGCAGGGGAGCCTGCTCGCCGGCCTCGTGTTTCTCGCCGTCCTCTACCTGTTCGGCATCCCCTTCTACCGGAACCTCGCCACCGACTGGTATTACTGGTGGTGGGTGATCCACCTGTGGGTGGAGGGGGCGTGGGAGCTCGTCACCGCGGCGCTGGTGGCGTTCATGCTCATCCACCTCACGGGCGTGGAGCGGCGCGTCGTCGAGAAGTGGCTCTACGTCGAGCTCGGCCTGTTCCTCTTCACCGGCATCGCGGGCACCGGCCACCACTACTACTGGCTCGGTACCCCCAGGTACTGGCTGTGGGTGGGCGGCGTCTTCTCCGCGCTCGAGCCGCTGCCCATCCTCCTCATGCTCTGGGACACGTTCCGCGCGGAGCGCGAGGGCGGCCGCAAGCTCGAGCCTCGGCTCACGTGGACGCTCCTGATCGGCATGGCGGTGCTCCACTTCGTGGGGGCGGGGCTCTTCGGCCTCGCGCACACGCTCCCGCAGATCAACTACTACACGCACGGCAGCCAGGTGACCGTCTCGCACGGCCACCTCGCCTTCTACGGAGCGTACGTGCTCGTGAACCTCACCTTCTTCTACTTCGCGATCCCGCGGCTCAGGGCCCTGCCGGGCGGACGCTTCCGCGAGCGCCGAGGCCAGGTGGGCTTCTGGGCGGCGAGCTTCGGCCTCGTCGGCATGAGCCTCGCCTTCTCCGTCGCCGGGGTCCTCCAGTCCTATCTCGAGCGCATGCGAGGCGAGCCGTACATCGTCTCCCAGGAGCCGATCCGCTTCTGGATGCTCCTCGTCTTCCTGCACGGCCTGCTGGTGCTCGCGGGCGCGGCGATCATCGCGTGGGACCTGCTCACGCTGCGGTCGCCCCCGGACGAAGCGGCGCGGGGCGCGGCGCCGGCGGCCTGA
- a CDS encoding response regulator produces the protein MSPEPPRILVVDDSAALRENLQECLELEGYAVSVAKDGVHALERLAEEPPPSVVLLDLAMPGIDGRELVARIRANPRLAGVRIVMSSGHTAPRMREGIAFDAFLAKPFGVDELLAALRRVRG, from the coding sequence ATGAGCCCCGAGCCTCCCAGGATCCTCGTCGTGGACGACAGCGCCGCCCTGCGGGAGAACCTGCAGGAGTGCCTGGAGCTGGAGGGCTACGCCGTCAGCGTCGCCAAGGACGGCGTGCACGCGCTCGAGCGGCTCGCGGAGGAGCCGCCCCCGTCCGTGGTGCTCCTCGATCTCGCCATGCCCGGCATCGACGGCCGCGAGCTGGTGGCGCGCATCCGCGCGAACCCGCGGCTCGCGGGCGTGCGCATCGTGATGTCGAGCGGGCACACCGCGCCTCGCATGCGCGAGGGGATCGCCTTCGACGCCTTCCTCGCCAAGCCCTTCGGCGTGGACGAGCTGCTCGCCGCGCTGCGGCGCGTGCGCGGGTGA
- a CDS encoding secondary thiamine-phosphate synthase enzyme YjbQ has protein sequence MKSHTKYLWFELPRRRGLVRITDEVEAFVRESGLAEGMVLVSAMHITAAVFVNDDEPGLHADIEEWVQRLAPGPSADDRTPGPDYRHHRSGEDNGDAHLKNLLVGHQVILPVTKGKLDLGPWQQVFYYEFDGRRRKRVVLKAIGE, from the coding sequence ATGAAGAGTCACACCAAGTACCTCTGGTTCGAGCTTCCCCGCCGCCGAGGGCTCGTGCGCATCACCGACGAGGTGGAGGCGTTCGTCCGCGAGAGCGGCCTCGCGGAGGGCATGGTCCTCGTGTCCGCCATGCACATCACGGCGGCGGTCTTCGTGAACGACGACGAGCCCGGGCTGCACGCCGACATCGAGGAGTGGGTGCAGCGGCTCGCGCCGGGGCCGTCCGCGGACGACCGCACGCCCGGGCCGGACTACCGCCACCACCGGAGCGGCGAGGACAACGGCGACGCGCACCTCAAGAACCTGCTCGTCGGGCACCAGGTGATCCTCCCCGTGACGAAGGGGAAGCTCGACCTGGGCCCGTGGCAGCAGGTCTTTTACTACGAGTTCGACGGGCGCCGGCGCAAGCGCGTGGTCCTGAAGGCCATCGGCGAGTGA
- a CDS encoding ATP-binding cassette domain-containing protein, translated as MPSVRLERLAFAYADAAPVLSDVDLVLPSGWTALVGENGAGKSTLLALLSGALAPDAGRVRLDPGGAIVAVCPQEVHRPGAEPPLLAARDDGPARRLRASLALAPEDLSRWETLSPGERKRWQIGAALAAEPDVLLLDEPTNHADAEARAMLVAALRRFRGVGVVVSHDRTLLEAIAPRTLRLHRGEARLWLLPYGAARAAWESELGAAWERRGAAQEAARGAARKLDEARREREAAERSQSGRRRDPKDRDGRTLGAKTLRAWAEDRLGGDVNRLRSAARRAEEAIPDVPDAELGRTIRLGFERAPRPVLLSLDAEVLRAGPAPVLRDVHVRLAREARVRLEGPNGAGKTTLVEALLAGSTLPGERLLHLPQELPAGAGTRLLDEVRRLAPDVKGRVLSLVAALGSDPARLLASCDPSPGEARKLLLALGLGRHAWALVLDEPTNHLDLPTVERLEAALEEYPGAILLVTHDDAFAERVLGVGRGGVEGPPRAERWRIGGGRVSPA; from the coding sequence ATGCCCTCCGTCCGCCTCGAGCGGCTCGCGTTCGCCTACGCGGACGCCGCACCCGTCCTCTCCGACGTCGATCTCGTCCTCCCGTCCGGCTGGACCGCCCTCGTGGGCGAGAACGGCGCCGGCAAGTCGACGCTGCTCGCGCTGCTCTCGGGCGCGCTCGCGCCGGACGCCGGCCGCGTGCGCCTCGACCCCGGCGGCGCGATCGTCGCCGTCTGCCCGCAGGAGGTGCACCGTCCGGGCGCGGAGCCGCCCCTCCTCGCGGCGCGCGACGACGGCCCCGCTCGCCGCCTGCGGGCGTCGCTGGCGCTCGCGCCGGAGGACCTCTCGCGCTGGGAGACGCTCTCCCCCGGTGAGCGAAAGCGCTGGCAGATCGGCGCGGCGCTCGCGGCCGAGCCCGACGTGCTGCTCCTCGACGAGCCGACGAACCACGCCGACGCGGAGGCGCGGGCCATGCTCGTCGCGGCGCTGCGCCGCTTCCGCGGGGTGGGGGTGGTGGTCTCCCATGACCGCACGCTCCTCGAGGCGATCGCGCCGCGCACGCTGCGGCTCCACCGGGGCGAGGCGCGGCTCTGGCTCCTGCCGTACGGCGCCGCGCGCGCGGCGTGGGAGTCGGAGCTCGGCGCCGCGTGGGAGCGGCGCGGCGCCGCCCAGGAGGCGGCGCGCGGCGCCGCGCGGAAGCTCGACGAGGCGCGCCGCGAGCGCGAGGCGGCGGAGCGTTCGCAGAGCGGGCGCCGGCGCGATCCGAAGGACCGTGACGGACGGACGCTCGGCGCGAAGACGCTCCGCGCCTGGGCGGAGGACCGGCTCGGAGGGGACGTGAACCGGCTCCGCTCGGCGGCTCGGCGCGCGGAGGAGGCCATCCCTGACGTGCCCGACGCCGAGCTCGGCCGCACCATCCGGCTCGGCTTCGAGCGCGCGCCGCGGCCGGTGCTGCTCTCGCTCGACGCGGAGGTGCTCCGCGCCGGCCCCGCGCCCGTGCTGCGCGACGTCCACGTGCGGCTCGCGCGAGAGGCGCGCGTACGGCTCGAGGGGCCGAACGGGGCGGGCAAGACGACCCTCGTCGAGGCGCTCCTCGCCGGCTCGACCCTCCCGGGCGAGCGGCTCCTCCACCTGCCGCAGGAGCTGCCCGCGGGCGCGGGGACCCGGCTCCTCGACGAGGTGCGGAGGCTCGCGCCGGACGTGAAGGGGCGAGTGCTCTCGCTCGTGGCGGCGCTCGGGAGCGATCCGGCGCGGCTCCTCGCCTCGTGCGACCCGTCGCCGGGAGAGGCGCGCAAGCTCCTCCTCGCGCTCGGGCTCGGGCGCCACGCCTGGGCGCTCGTGCTCGACGAGCCGACCAACCACCTGGACCTGCCCACGGTGGAGCGGCTCGAAGCCGCGCTGGAGGAGTACCCCGGCGCGATCCTGCTCGTGACGCACGACGACGCGTTCGCGGAGCGGGTCCTCGGCGTGGGGAGAGGAGGGGTGGAGGGGCCTCCGCGGGCGGAGCGCTGGCGCATCGGGGGAGGACGCGTCTCCCCGGCGTAG
- a CDS encoding rhomboid family intramembrane serine protease yields the protein MMPARERAPRSRSPRRRTPVVTWALAAANVSFFALVLSRGDAADPELLVRLGALERSRVWAGEPWRLVTAGFLHGGWHHLAMNLGALLLAGPIVERGLGPARFLGLYLASVVGASAASLLAHDAVVAGASGGVFGVVGALLVLELRHAGSARRFVAAPHTIAVLGALAAGFLASRLFPARLPSDDFAHAGGLVAGAAAAWLLTRPAPRTAAPWAALGLAFAAAVLLAVWPRPGATRFQAAELEGALHAALRREDAAEARRLLAIAEARGQRSPALDYLRALVQAHDGELEGALRALRELAARAGDPLGEDARRSAARVARILADRHASGLGRPQDAARGLAYLEESCALGDARSCRDAAASRAARR from the coding sequence ATGATGCCCGCCCGCGAACGCGCCCCCCGCTCTCGGTCCCCGCGCCGCCGCACGCCCGTCGTGACCTGGGCGCTCGCCGCAGCGAACGTCTCGTTCTTCGCGCTCGTCCTCTCCCGCGGCGATGCGGCGGATCCGGAGCTGCTCGTCCGGCTCGGCGCGCTGGAGCGGAGTCGCGTGTGGGCGGGGGAGCCCTGGCGTCTCGTCACGGCGGGCTTCCTGCACGGCGGCTGGCACCACCTCGCCATGAACCTGGGCGCCCTGCTCCTCGCCGGCCCCATCGTCGAGCGGGGGCTCGGCCCGGCCCGCTTCCTGGGCCTCTACCTCGCGAGCGTCGTGGGCGCCTCGGCCGCATCGCTCCTCGCGCACGACGCGGTGGTGGCGGGCGCGTCGGGAGGGGTGTTCGGGGTGGTGGGCGCCCTGCTCGTCCTGGAGCTGCGCCACGCGGGGAGCGCGCGGCGCTTCGTCGCCGCGCCGCATACGATCGCCGTCCTCGGCGCGCTGGCCGCCGGCTTCCTCGCCTCGCGCCTCTTCCCCGCGCGCCTCCCGTCGGACGACTTCGCGCACGCCGGCGGGCTCGTCGCCGGCGCCGCCGCCGCGTGGCTCCTCACGCGCCCCGCCCCGCGGACCGCTGCGCCCTGGGCGGCGCTCGGCCTCGCCTTCGCGGCGGCGGTGCTCCTCGCCGTCTGGCCCCGCCCGGGGGCGACGCGGTTCCAGGCGGCCGAGCTCGAGGGCGCGCTCCACGCCGCGCTCCGCCGCGAGGACGCGGCCGAGGCGCGGCGGCTCCTCGCCATCGCGGAGGCGCGGGGCCAGCGGTCGCCCGCGCTCGACTACCTCCGCGCGCTGGTGCAGGCGCACGACGGAGAGCTGGAGGGGGCGCTGCGGGCGCTGCGCGAGCTCGCGGCGCGCGCCGGCGACCCGCTCGGCGAGGACGCCCGCCGCTCCGCCGCCCGCGTGGCGCGGATCCTCGCCGACCGCCACGCGAGCGGCCTCGGGCGGCCCCAGGATGCGGCGCGCGGGCTCGCCTATCTGGAGGAGTCCTGCGCGCTCGGCGACGCGCGGAGCTGCCGCGACGCGGCCGCGAGCCGCGCGGCGCGGCGATGA
- a CDS encoding bacteriohemerythrin, translated as MSADWTPELAVNHPQLDEEHVEIFRLLEAAARSLDGTREAAERAVSILADAIVENLVSEERLMEETFYPDRSRHRAAHELFMADFASMRDELREKGPTPLVEVWLGTRLPEWLRFHIRVNDAPLAAHLARRRPSEPGDARWSRTGTHRVS; from the coding sequence ATGTCCGCGGACTGGACGCCAGAGCTCGCGGTGAACCACCCCCAGCTCGACGAGGAGCACGTCGAGATCTTCCGCCTGCTGGAGGCCGCCGCGCGGTCGCTCGACGGCACGCGGGAGGCGGCGGAGCGCGCCGTCAGCATCCTCGCCGACGCCATCGTCGAGAACCTCGTGTCCGAGGAGCGTCTGATGGAGGAGACGTTCTACCCGGACCGCTCGAGGCATCGGGCCGCGCACGAGCTGTTCATGGCGGACTTCGCGAGCATGCGGGACGAGCTGCGCGAGAAGGGCCCGACGCCGCTCGTGGAGGTCTGGCTCGGCACGCGGCTCCCGGAGTGGCTCCGCTTCCACATCCGCGTGAACGACGCGCCGCTCGCCGCGCACCTCGCCCGCCGCCGCCCGTCCGAGCCCGGCGACGCGCGATGGAGCCGGACGGGTACGCACCGGGTGTCCTGA
- a CDS encoding 4Fe-4S dicluster domain-containing protein encodes MAHHASRSSVYRRLTDRLNRSPQGAPPSETLFEILRLLFSEREAELVSVLPLKPFTVARAAAAWKTTEAEAQRVLETLASRALLVDLEGKDGVRYVLPPPMAGFFEFSMMRVRSDLDQKALAELFYQYLNVEEDFVRALFAGGETQLGRTFVNEPALGDDDALHVLDFERASEVIRTATHRAVGLCYCRHKMQHLGRACDAPQDICMTFNLSAAALVRHGHARAVDVAEGLELLQQAYERDLVQFGENVRESVNFICNCCGCCCEAMIAARRFAVMHPIHTTAFLPAVEESACNGCEKCVRVCPVEAMSAVSANDPRHPKRTVARLDEDRCLGCGVCVRACAPRAIALRPRASRRLTPLNGAHRAVLMAIERGKLQDLVFDDRLLFSHRALAALLGAVLRLPPAKRLLATEQVRSRYLEALCRRFA; translated from the coding sequence ATGGCCCATCACGCTTCGCGGTCCTCCGTCTACCGGCGGCTCACGGACCGGCTGAACCGCTCCCCGCAGGGCGCGCCGCCCTCGGAGACCCTCTTCGAGATCCTGCGGCTGCTGTTCAGCGAGCGCGAGGCGGAGCTCGTCTCCGTCTTGCCGCTCAAGCCCTTCACCGTGGCGAGGGCCGCGGCCGCGTGGAAGACGACCGAGGCGGAGGCGCAGCGCGTGCTCGAGACGCTCGCCTCGCGCGCGCTGCTCGTGGACCTCGAGGGGAAGGACGGCGTCCGCTACGTCCTGCCGCCGCCGATGGCGGGGTTCTTCGAGTTCTCGATGATGCGCGTGCGGAGCGACCTCGACCAGAAGGCGCTCGCCGAGCTGTTCTACCAGTATCTCAACGTCGAGGAGGACTTCGTCCGGGCGCTGTTCGCGGGCGGGGAGACTCAGCTCGGGCGGACGTTCGTGAACGAGCCGGCGCTGGGAGACGACGACGCGCTGCACGTGCTCGACTTCGAGCGCGCGAGCGAGGTGATCCGGACGGCGACGCACCGGGCCGTCGGCCTGTGCTACTGCCGCCACAAGATGCAGCACCTCGGCCGCGCCTGCGACGCGCCGCAGGACATCTGCATGACGTTCAACCTCTCCGCCGCCGCGCTCGTCCGGCACGGGCACGCGCGCGCCGTGGACGTGGCCGAGGGGCTCGAGCTCCTCCAGCAGGCGTACGAGCGGGACCTCGTGCAGTTCGGCGAGAACGTGCGGGAGTCGGTGAACTTCATCTGCAACTGCTGCGGCTGCTGCTGCGAGGCGATGATCGCCGCCCGCCGGTTCGCGGTGATGCACCCCATCCACACGACCGCGTTCCTCCCGGCGGTGGAGGAGAGCGCCTGCAACGGCTGCGAGAAGTGCGTCCGCGTCTGCCCCGTGGAGGCGATGAGCGCCGTGTCGGCGAACGACCCGCGCCACCCGAAGAGGACCGTCGCGCGCCTCGACGAGGACCGGTGCCTCGGCTGTGGCGTGTGCGTCCGCGCCTGCGCGCCCCGGGCGATCGCCCTGCGCCCCCGCGCGAGCCGCCGGCTCACTCCGCTCAACGGCGCGCACCGCGCCGTGCTGATGGCGATCGAGCGCGGCAAGCTCCAGGACCTCGTGTTCGACGATCGGCTGCTCTTCAGCCACCGTGCGCTCGCGGCGCTCCTCGGCGCCGTCCTCCGGCTGCCCCCCGCCAAGCGGCTCCTCGCGACCGAGCAGGTGCGGTCCCGCTACCTCGAGGCCCTCTGCAGGCGCTTCGCGTGA